A stretch of Acetobacteroides hydrogenigenes DNA encodes these proteins:
- a CDS encoding M16 family metallopeptidase: MNIHISQLSNGIRFIHQYNKSAVTHCGLTINTGTRDELANEHGLAHFIEHVIFKGTKKRKTFHINSRLEDVGGELNAYTSKEDTAVHATILKGDFEKAVELISDIVFNSTFPLKELEKEKEVIIDEINSYKDSPADLIFDDFEDLLFNGTSLGHNILGTKKQIKQFTRDNILNFIARTYNTDQMVFSSIGKISPEKALKIVEKHFGGIAANPRQYIRNEVLPYTPFTKTISKNTYQTHCIIGRRGYAYSDEKRIPLLLLTNILGGPAPNSRLNLALREKHGLTYNVESSFTPYTDTGTFTIYFGTDKTNFEKSSALIFSEMKRLQNEKLGTLQLHKAKKQVLGQLAISGESNEQVMLTNAKSLLVYNTIDSMETIAAKINAITSEKLLDIANEIFDTSTLSSLTYN; encoded by the coding sequence ATGAACATTCATATTTCCCAACTCTCAAACGGGATTCGATTCATACATCAGTACAATAAATCGGCAGTTACACACTGTGGACTTACTATTAACACCGGGACTCGCGACGAGCTGGCCAACGAGCATGGGTTAGCCCACTTTATCGAGCATGTAATATTTAAAGGAACTAAAAAAAGAAAGACCTTTCATATCAACTCTAGATTAGAAGATGTTGGTGGAGAGTTAAATGCCTATACCTCAAAAGAAGACACTGCGGTTCATGCAACCATTTTGAAAGGAGACTTCGAAAAAGCAGTAGAACTAATATCGGACATAGTCTTTAACTCCACATTTCCACTAAAAGAGCTGGAAAAAGAAAAAGAAGTAATTATAGACGAAATAAACTCGTACAAGGATAGCCCAGCAGATCTTATCTTTGACGATTTTGAGGATTTGCTTTTCAATGGAACTTCGTTAGGGCACAACATTCTTGGTACGAAAAAGCAAATCAAACAGTTTACCCGGGACAACATCCTAAACTTCATTGCACGAACATACAATACCGATCAAATGGTGTTTTCGAGCATTGGCAAAATTAGTCCCGAGAAAGCCCTCAAAATTGTAGAAAAGCATTTTGGAGGAATCGCTGCTAATCCAAGACAGTACATCCGAAATGAAGTTTTACCCTACACCCCCTTTACTAAAACCATTTCAAAAAATACTTATCAAACACACTGCATTATAGGCCGACGCGGTTATGCCTACAGCGACGAAAAGCGCATACCGCTACTGCTACTCACCAATATACTTGGAGGTCCAGCACCCAACTCACGCCTTAACCTCGCACTACGAGAGAAACATGGCCTAACCTATAATGTGGAATCTTCCTTTACTCCATATACCGATACTGGGACCTTTACCATTTACTTTGGAACAGACAAGACCAACTTTGAAAAAAGTAGTGCTCTAATTTTTAGCGAAATGAAGCGACTTCAGAATGAAAAACTAGGAACATTGCAGCTTCACAAAGCCAAAAAGCAGGTCTTGGGCCAGCTTGCCATTTCGGGAGAAAGCAACGAGCAAGTTATGCTCACCAATGCCAAAAGTTTACTCGTTTACAACACCATCGACAGCATGGAGACTATTGCAGCCAAAATAAATGCCATAACATCAGAAAAACTGCTTGATATAGCAAACGAGATATTCGACACAAGCACCCTTTCATCGTTAACATACAACTAG
- a CDS encoding O-methyltransferase, producing the protein MLAKDLEIERYILSHTTKEDGILTELNRQTHLKVLQPRMVSGHLQGKILEMVSFMVKPETILEIGTFTGYSAICLAKGLAPNGVLHTFEINDELEEFAAQFISQSNLTDRIVQHIGSALDLAPLLGIKFDLIFIDGDKREYPQYYQMAKRLIKPNGFILADNVLWDGKVIETPTPTDDYTRGILEFNKIVQDDPHVQNVIMPLRDGMTIIRML; encoded by the coding sequence ATGCTAGCAAAAGACTTAGAAATTGAGCGTTACATTCTCAGCCACACAACAAAAGAAGATGGCATACTTACAGAACTCAATAGGCAAACCCACTTAAAGGTTCTTCAACCTCGAATGGTGTCAGGTCATCTGCAAGGAAAGATTTTGGAGATGGTAAGCTTTATGGTAAAACCTGAAACCATATTGGAAATAGGCACATTTACAGGATATTCAGCCATCTGTCTTGCAAAAGGACTTGCACCAAACGGCGTGCTGCACACCTTCGAGATTAATGATGAACTCGAGGAGTTTGCTGCCCAATTCATATCCCAAAGCAACCTTACAGATCGAATTGTACAACATATTGGTTCGGCTCTAGACCTAGCCCCTTTGCTAGGCATCAAATTCGATCTTATATTCATAGATGGAGATAAGCGAGAGTACCCTCAATACTATCAAATGGCAAAGAGGCTTATCAAGCCCAATGGATTTATACTAGCCGACAATGTACTATGGGATGGTAAAGTTATCGAAACACCTACCCCCACTGATGATTACACAAGAGGAATCCTAGAGTTCAACAAGATTGTTCAGGACGATCCTCATGTTCAAAATGTGATTATGCCTCTCAGAGATGGCATGACAATTATAAGAATGCTCTAA